The genomic DNA TGGTGATAGTCGAAATAGAGCGACGGGGAGGAGATATGAATAAAATTACGCACGCCCCATGCCACAGCCCATTCGCCCAGACGACGGGTGGCGCGCACGTTAGCGAGATCAAACGCCTGCTGCGTGCCCCAGGGTGAAGTGAAGCTGGAGCAATGCCACAGCGTATCAACGCCCGCCAGCATCACTTTGGCCTGAGAGGAGACCAGTTCGGTAAGATCGGCATGGACAAACTCCGCACCCATTTTCATCAGCAGCGTGCCCATCGCTTCGTTGCGACCCGTCGCGCGTACGCTGATGCCTTTGTTGCGCAGGTATTCCACCGCATTGCGGCCTAAACCGCTGGTGGCGCCGGTGACCAGAACCTTCATATCCGTCCACATGATAAAAAAAGAATTTCGTGCGCATTTTTCCGTGAATTGCCACAGTATGCAATGGGAAACATGAAAGAACTGTTGTTATTTTAAGACCTTGATTGTGATTTGTTCTGCAAAACGCGCAATTGTCCGCGCCATGCCTCTGAAAATGAACAGATGTGCGGGGATCATCAGCAGCCAGTAAAACAGCCCCGGCATGCCATGCGGATGCCACCAGGCGCGTACATCCAGTTCGCGGTGCGAGCCTTTATCGCAAAGGGTAAAACTGAGGCGGCCGAGTCCTGGCGCTTTCATGCCGAACAGCAACGTCAGCTGTTTTTCTGGCTCGACAATAATCACTTTCCAGCTGTCCACCGCGTCGCCGGTTTGCAGGTACTGATGGTCAGGGCGACCTTTCGCCAGCTTATGGCCGACCAGCAGATCCAGACTGGCGCGGATTTTCCACAGAATATTGCCGAAGAAATAGCCCTCGTTGCCGCCGATGCGGTTGACCACTTCCCACAACGCGCTCAGGCTGGCAGAGGTCTGCACCGTGCAGCCCGCCTGTTTGGCGTAGTAGCCATATTCCGGGCGCCAGCGGGCAAACGCCTGCGGGTCGTAACCCCAGTCGCTGGAGTTCACCAGTTTTTCCTCTTCTTTCAGCGTGCGGCGCACCGCGTCATCAAAACGGATCAGCGACTGTGGAATGAGAACGCGCAGCGCGGCGTCATCGGCTAACAGATCGTGCTTCAACCCCTGGATCAGTGCCTTGGCGGTGGTTGGCGGCACGGAGGTAATCACATTGAGGAACCACACCGACACCCAACTGGTGGGGAAGGGCACGGGGATCAGCAGCCGGTGACGGCCACTGACCTGCATGAAATGCTCGAACTGCTGCTGATAACTCAGTACGTCCGGCCCGGCGGCTTCAAAAATGCGGTGATCAGGCGCAGGGTGATTTAACAGCTCTACCAGATAAAACAGCAGGTTTTCCAGCGCAATCGGCGTGGTTCGCGAGCGTACCCAGCGCGGCGGCGTCAGCACCGGCAGGTTGTACACCATATCGCGCATCACTTCGAAGGCAGCAGAGCCTGCGCCGACGATAATGCCGGCGCGCAGTTCCGTCACCGGGCAGCCCGCATCGCGCAGCACGTCGGCGGTGATTTGCCGGGCGCGCAGATGTTCTGACTGCTGACTTTCCGGTGCCTGCAGCGAGCTGAGAAAGATAATTTGCTTCACCGGCGTGTCACGCAACGCATCGCGTACGTTCAGTGCCACCTGCCGTTCATGGGCGACAAAATCGCCGCCTTCGCCCATGCCGTGTACCAGGTAATAAAGCGTGTCCACGCCGTTTAACAGGTCGGGCAGATTTTGTGGCCAGATGAGATCGACCTGATGGCAGCTGACGCCGGGCAACTGTCGTTTTTCCAGCCGTTCAATACGACGTGCCGCCGCCCGCACGGTATAGCCGCGCTGGCTAAGCTCAGTCACCAGATGTTGGCCGATATAGCCGCTGGCGCCGAGCACCAGAATGGGTTGCGACACGTACGCCACTCCTTAACGCTGTAAAAATGCCTGCCAGTGGCTGACTACCTGCGCCAGCTGTTCGCGGTTGACATCAAGATGCATTACCAGACGCAGGGCGGGAGCCGCGTTGATCAGCACGCCGCGCTCGCGCATAAACTCGCCCAGCGCGGCCGCGTGAGTTTCACCGACGCGAACAAACAGCATGTTGGTATCATGGCGCATGACATCGACGCCTGTTTCACGCAACTGCGCAGCCATCCAGGCGGCGTTGTCGTGATCCTGTTGCAGTCGCTGGACATTGTTTTTCAGCGCATACAACCCGGCGGCTGCCAGAATACCGGCCTGACGCATACCGCCGCCGGCCATTTTACGCCAGCGGGTTGCCCGTTTGATGTAGTCCGCGCTGCCGACCAGCAGCGAACCGACCGGCGTCCCCAGTCCTTTTGACAGGCAGATGGTGAAGGAGTCGCAGTATTGCGTCACGTCGCGGAGCTCGCAGCCGTAATCCACCACAGCGTTAAAGATCCGCGCGCCATCAACATGCAGGGAAAGCCCGCGCTCGCGGGTGAATTCCCACGCCTGTTTCAGGTATTCACGCGGCAGTACTTTGCCGTTGTGGGTGTTTTCCAGACTCAGCAGGCGCGTGCGCGCAAAGTGAATATCATCGGCTTTGATTTTGGCCGCGACGTTGTCGAGTGGCAGCGTGCCGTCCGGCGCGGCGTCAATCGGTTGCGGCTGAATGCTGCCCAGCACGGCAGCACCGCCCGCTTCATAGAGATAGTTATGCGCCACCTGGCCGACGATATACTCTTCGCCGCGTTCGCAATGGCTCAGCAGCGCCACGAGATTGGCTTGGGTGCCGGTGGGTAGAAACAGCGCCGCCTCTTTTCCGCCCAGTTCGGCGGCGTAGCGCTGCAGTTCGTTGACGGTAGGGTCGTCGCCATAGACGTCATCCCCGACCGGGGCAGCCATCATAGCTTCCAGCATGACACGCCCCGGACGGGTGACGGTATCACTACGTAGATCGATCACGGCATTTCCTTATCAGATACAGGGTAATGCCATCCTTTTTACCTGAGCCAGTTGGTTTTCGCCAGTTCGATCACTTCATCACCGCGTCCGCTGATGATGGCGCGCAGCATATACAGACTGAATCCTTTGGCCTGTTCGAGTTTAATTTGCGGTGGGATCGCCAGCTCTTCTTTTGCCACCACGA from Trabulsiella odontotermitis includes the following:
- a CDS encoding SDR family oxidoreductase, whose protein sequence is MSQPILVLGASGYIGQHLVTELSQRGYTVRAAARRIERLEKRQLPGVSCHQVDLIWPQNLPDLLNGVDTLYYLVHGMGEGGDFVAHERQVALNVRDALRDTPVKQIIFLSSLQAPESQQSEHLRARQITADVLRDAGCPVTELRAGIIVGAGSAAFEVMRDMVYNLPVLTPPRWVRSRTTPIALENLLFYLVELLNHPAPDHRIFEAAGPDVLSYQQQFEHFMQVSGRHRLLIPVPFPTSWVSVWFLNVITSVPPTTAKALIQGLKHDLLADDAALRVLIPQSLIRFDDAVRRTLKEEEKLVNSSDWGYDPQAFARWRPEYGYYAKQAGCTVQTSASLSALWEVVNRIGGNEGYFFGNILWKIRASLDLLVGHKLAKGRPDHQYLQTGDAVDSWKVIIVEPEKQLTLLFGMKAPGLGRLSFTLCDKGSHRELDVRAWWHPHGMPGLFYWLLMIPAHLFIFRGMARTIARFAEQITIKVLK
- the ltaE gene encoding low-specificity L-threonine aldolase, with protein sequence MIDLRSDTVTRPGRVMLEAMMAAPVGDDVYGDDPTVNELQRYAAELGGKEAALFLPTGTQANLVALLSHCERGEEYIVGQVAHNYLYEAGGAAVLGSIQPQPIDAAPDGTLPLDNVAAKIKADDIHFARTRLLSLENTHNGKVLPREYLKQAWEFTRERGLSLHVDGARIFNAVVDYGCELRDVTQYCDSFTICLSKGLGTPVGSLLVGSADYIKRATRWRKMAGGGMRQAGILAAAGLYALKNNVQRLQQDHDNAAWMAAQLRETGVDVMRHDTNMLFVRVGETHAAALGEFMRERGVLINAAPALRLVMHLDVNREQLAQVVSHWQAFLQR